The region TGCTGCGGGAGCGGCGGATGGAGGAGTTCGCCGCGGCCACGGTGGCGCTGTTCATGTGCGCCGACACGTCCCGCACCATCGTGCACCGCATCGCGGTCGACCGGATCCTGACCCGCCGCTTCGCCACGGTCGGCGCCGACGAGGCCGAGAAGTACGTCCAGAACACCCTGCGCCTGCTCAGCCGCGACCATCTGGAGCCCGAGCCGGCGATCCGGACGCCGCTGTTGGTCGTCACCGGCGAGCACGATACGTACACCCCGCCGGACATCTCGCGCCGGGTGGCCCGGACCAGCACGGACGGCATCTTCGCGCTGATCGCCGACGCCGACCACATGAGCCACCTGGAACGGCCGCGGGAAACCGCCGATCTGTTCCTCACGTTCTTCGGCGATCGGCCGGTCGAGGACCTGGAGTTCGTCGGGGCGGTCGAGCGCACCACGGCCGCGCCGGCCGAGGTGGGCGTCTGAGCGACGCGCGGCCCGTCCCGCCGCCGGTACGCGCAGGGCCGCCCCACGCCGGACGCGGGGCGGTCCTGCACGGCCGTCCTACCGCGGCGGCACCCGGAACACGTAGTTGTTGGTGTGTGCGCACACCCGCTCGGTCGCGTGCCATCCGTTGCGCCACAGGTACATGGTGTAGCCACGCTCTCGTAGCCAGGTCACAATGTCGTCCGGTCCGTACTCGTACCGGGCGGTGTGCCGGGCCTCGATCTCGATGTACATCGTCGGCAGGTATTTCTCGATGGTCCGCTCGCCGCCGTGCAGCACGTGCAGCTCACCGCCCTCGACGTCGATTTTGAGGAAATCGAGCCGGGTGAGGCCGACCTCGGCGGCCAGTTCATCCAATGTGGTCACGTCGACCATCACGTCGGCGTGGTGGGTGAACTCGTCGTTGGATCCGACGCCCTGCGAGCGCCAGTCCAGGAAGGAGCGGCTGGTCGCCGCTCCGCCGGGGCCGAACGGCACCCGCATGGCCACCCGGCCCGGCTCGGCGCCCATCGCGACCGGGTAATAGCGCACATTGGGCCGTGTCTTGGCGGCCAGCAACCGACTCCACAGTGGATGTGAGAAGGACAGTGGTTCCACGCTGTGCACCAGCCCGGCGGGGCCGACCAACTGGGACAGCGCTTGGGTGTAGACCCCCGCCGCGGATCCAACGTCGACACACACGTCACCGCGCTTGACCAAGGTACGCATGGTCGGCAGTTCGTTGTCCAGAAAGCGTGTGTGACGAGCGACCAGGTTGGTGACGATGTGGGTGAGGGTCGATCGGTCGAGGCCGGGCATCCGGTTCTCCGCAACGGTCGAGGATGAGATCGTGCCCACAGTAGAAATGATCTACCGGAGCGACATCCCCTCGCGGACGTACGTCCTGAGGCGACCCGGCGCAGCCTATCGTGACCGACGGGTGGATGCTCAAGTCCGGGTGGCACGGAATCATTGACGGGTGGTCCGGGCGAACCCGTCGACACCCCCGCGCCGTCGAACCGGCCGGCGCCGACCGCCGGGGTGGCCGCTATCTGATGGGGGATCCCGCCCCGCTGGCGTACCTGGCGGCCATGCGCGTCCGGCGGCCGGGCCTCACCGCGACGTCGACACCAGCCCCATCTCGTAGGCCAGGATCACCAGGTGCACCCGGTCGCGGGCGTCCAACTTGGTCAACAGGCGGCCGACGTGCGCCTTGGCCGTGGCCACGCTGATCCACAGCTCGCCGGCGATCTCGGTGTTGGACCTACCCTGACCGATCAGCGTCAGCACCTCGCGCTCCCGCTCGGTGATGACGTCGGCGGTCCGGGTCGGTCCGGCCGGCGCGACGGTCGCCGGCCGGCGGACGAACTCCTCGATCAGCAGCTGGGTCACCCGCGGCGCGAGCAGCGCCTCACCGCCGGCGACCACCCGGATCGCGCCGAGGATCTCGTCCAGCGCCATGTCCTTGACCAGGAAGCCGCTGGCGCCGGCGCGCAGCGCACCGTACACGTACTCGTCGTCATCGAACGTGGTGAGGATCAGCACGCGCGGCGCGTCGGGGCCGACCACGACGCGCCGGGTCGCCTCGATGCCGTCCATGCCCGGCATGCGGATGTCCATCACCACCACGTCCGGCCGCATCCGGGCCACCACCGTGACCGCCTCGTCGCCGGTGCCGGCCTCCCCGACCACCACCAGGTCCCCGCTGTCGGCGATGAGCACCCGCAACGCGCTACGGATCAACGGCTGGTCGTCGACCAGCACCACGCGGACGGTCATCGGGCGGGGGCCAGCGGGATCCGGGCCGCCACCCGGAAGCCACCCTCGGGACGGGGGCCGGCGTCGAACTCGCCGCCGAGCAGGCTGACCCGTTCGCGCATCCCGGCGATGCCGTAGCCCGCGCCCACCGCACCGCCACGCCCGTCGTCGATGACCTGGATGGACAGCTCGTCGGAGCGCTGGTCGACGACGACCTCGCAGTGCCGCGCGTCAGCGTGCCGCACCACGTTGGTCACCGCCTCCTGAATGATCCGGTACGCCGACAGGTCGATGTCGGCCGGCAGCGGGCGGTCCTCGCCACTGGACCGGACCTCCACCTGCACGCCGAGGTCGAGGGAGCGCTTGGCCAGCCGACCGAGATCGGTCAGGCCCGGCGCCGGGTCCAGTGGAGCGGGGCCCGAGCTCGCGTCGGCACGGCGCAGCGAACCAAGCATACGGCGCAGCGCAGCCAGGGTCTCCCGACCGGTCTGCTCAATCTCGACCAGCGCCTTCCGGGTCTCCTCCGGCTGGGTGTCGAGCACCCGCCGGGCCATGCCCGCCTGCATCGCGACCACCCCGACGCAGTGCGCGACCATGTCGTGCAGCTCCCGGGCGATCCGCAACCGCTCCGCCCGTACCGCGCTCGCCTCGGCCTCGGCCCGCTGCGCCTCGGCGAACAACCGGCGCTGCCGCATCGAGTTGCCGATCATCCAGGCGGTGACCATGGCGAGGACGTCCTGCGTCGCCCGCTCGTTGAGGTCGGCCGGGCTGAGTTGGAACGCGACGGCCACCAGCAATTGCAGGACCAGCACGAGGACCGCGGTGGTCACGGAGACCCAGCGGCGTCGACCGGCCGCGACGAAACCGACCGCGACGTCCACCGCGACGATCTGGATGGTGCGTAGCGCGCCGTGGAACGACTCGTTGTCGGACACGGCCGTGGAGATCGGCAGCTCCACCAACGCCACGTCGAGCAGCATCACGGCCAGCGCGACGAGCGGTCGCCGGCGCAGCCCAGCGACCGGCAACGCCATCAGCAAGATCGGCACGATGAGGCGAAGACCGAAGGGCCAGTTCGCCGGATTACCGGTATTCAGCCATACGAACAGCAGCACGGGCGAGAGCACGCAGCTGCCCCAGACGATCCAGGAACGGAACCGCGCCGACCCGCGTCCGGGCAGCTGAGCAGGAGCGATGACCGACATGGGTCGATCCTATCCAGCCCGCCACCAGGCTCATCAGTCCACGGGCCTAAGCCGGGGGTCTAACCCATCGGAGGCAATGTCATCGATAGACCGATGTCTGTCGGCCGCCTCATCGACACCCTGGATCCCATGAACCAACCCGCGCACCAATCCCGCGGAAACGCCACGCGCGATCCCGCCATCGACCCCCGCGGCCGCACCGACCGGAGGCGGGGGTGATCCGGTTCGCCCGGAGCGGTTGGCGCAGCAGCCTGTTCACCTGCCTGACCGGCGTGCTGATTTCCCTCGCACCGGCGGCCGCCGTCACCCTCCCGCCGTCCGGTGCCGTGCGGATGACCCCGCCGGTGGGCACCGCGGCGTGGCTCGCCGATGCCCGGCGCCTGCCCGACCCGGTACGCACCGACCCGGCCACCATCCACCGGTTCCTGTCCACCCTCGATCCCGAGGAGCAGCGCGGAATGGCGGCGACATACCCGGACGTGGTCGGCAACCTGGACGGCGCGCCGCCGGCGCTGCGGTACGAGGCAAACCGGCGGGCAATGGCCGCGGCCGGTCCGCCGTACCGGGACCAGCCCGGGCAGTACCTCTTGTTCGACCCTCGCGGGCAGGGCCAGGTCGCCCAGGTGTTCGGCGACCTGGAGCGCGCGGACCGAATCGCCGTCCTGGCGCCCGGGGCCGGCAACCGGGCTGGCAACTTCTGGCGCGGCGTCGGCGGCAAACGATTCCGGTCCCCCTCGGCACAGGGCGAAAATCTCTACCGCTCGGCCCGTAGCCACACGATGCCGGCGGAGCGGTTCGCCGTCGTGGTCTGGCTGGGGTACGACGCTCCGGACGGGATTGACCTCTCCGCCGCACGGGAGGACCTCGCCCACACCGGGGCGGCCGCCCTGGAGCGATTCGTCACCGGGTTGACCGTGCTCCGGCCTCGGGCCACTATCGCCTTGCTCGGCTACAGCTACGGGTCGACGGTGATCGGCATTGCCGCGCGCCGCCTGCCGATTCAGGTGACCGACATAGCGGCGTTCGGCAGCCCGGGCATGGGAGTGGACAGGGCGGCGGAACTGGGCACCCGTGCGCGCATCTGGGCCGCACTGTCCCCGCGCGACAACATGCGTTGGGTGCCCGGTGTGCACGTACGCGGCCTCGGCCACGGCGCCCAGCCGGCCGAGCCGGGATTCGGGGCCATCGTCATTCCCGCCGACGACGTGCCCAACCACGACCACTACCTGACGGTGGGGACCCGGTCGCAGGCCAGCCTCACATCGATCGCATTGTTCGGCACCGACGTACCGGAGATGCCATGACCATCACCCTCAAGCGGCCCACGACGGCCGTGGCAACGAACTGGACGACGAGGATCGCGGCGTCGATACCGCCTCACCGGGACCGTACGGTGGATGCCCTGCGGGCCGTCGCCATCCTGGGTGTGGTTTTCGGGCACTGGATGGTCTCGGCGGTCGTCAGCGATCCGTATCTGCCGACGGCGCTGCACGGTGAGAGTCCGTTGTCGCACATTCCGCGGTTCGCCCCGGCGAGCTGGCTGCTACAGACCCTCGGGCTGTTCTTCTTCGCCAGCGGCTACGCGGCCGTCCGGTCCCGGCGTGCGAAGGCGGACCCGCCGGACGCGCCTCGGAACCGCCCGACCCGTACGCTGCGCATCCCACTACGGTCGGCCCGTTACCACCGTCTGCTCCGGCCACTGCTGTTGTTCGCTGCCGTGTGGGTGCCGGCCCTTCTGCTGCTGGACGCCATTGGCGCACCGGTCAGCACCCGGCACGTCGTCACCTCGTTGGTGACCCATCCGCTGTGGTTTCTACCCGTGTATCTGACGCTGCTGGCGCTCACCAGCGTGCTGCTCAAGCTCGTCGTACGCTGGGGGCCCTGGGCGATTCTGCCGGCGGTGGGGCTCATCGGGGCCACCGACGCGTTCCGTGCCGACGGGTTGCCGCTGTGGTGGAAAGTCGTCGTAACCGTGGTCGGCTGGTCGGTTCCCTACCTGCTGGGCGTCGCGCTGGCCGAGAACCGGCTGCCCCGATACGCCGGCGCGGGCATGCTGGCCCTGGGCATCACGGGCGGGACCCTCCTGGTGCTCGTGGCTGGCTATCCCGCCAGCGCCGTCGGCGTGCCCGGGGACCGTTGGTCCAATCTTGACCCGCCATCGCTGTTCACCCTGTCACTGGCCCTCGCCCAACTCGGCCTGTTCATGCTGCTGCGAGCGAGGCTCGCCCGGATCCTGCGTCGCCCCGCGCCGGGCGCGCTGGTCACCCTGCTCAACCGGGCCGCGATGACGCTGTTCTGCTGGCACCAGACCGCAATGCTGCTGGTGGTTTTCGCCGGTCTGCTCGTCGGCGGTCAGCTGCCCGGTCTGCTCGATGTGCCCGACGGCTGGTGGCCGCTGCACCGCCTGATCTGGCTGCCGCTGTTCGTGCTGGTCTTGGTCGGTCTGGTGTTGATCTTCGACCGGCCGTTCGCAGCGGCGGCACCGGCCGACCGAAAAATCGGACCAGCCGAACCAGCCAGCGCGGCGAATCCGGATCCGGTCGGCGAACCGCCGCCGCCCGATGGACCGGCGGGCGCCGGGGCTCCATGACCGCAGTCTCCCCGATCCCTCCTTCGCCGGGCTTGCCCGGGCCGGCGCCGGCCCGGGAAGGCTGAGCCGGCCCGGTGGCGGGCGACCGCATGCTCGTAGCGTCCGTGTGATGCGGCGGCCGCCGGCCGCCGCATCACGGTGCCCAACACCGGGACAGGCGCGCCTGCACTCGGCCCCCGTCGACATACCGCTACCCCCGGCCCGGAGAGCAGGGGCAATAATCGTCCAACTGACCCGATCCGCAGTTGGACGCCGACGTGGTGCGGCAGGGCCCCGACTCGGCACGTGTCACGTGCACCGGCCGGCGTGCCGGAATGGCTTCCGCGGGCGGCGTCGCGACCCGGCAACCCCTGTTCACCTGACAGCGAGTCGCAACGATGGCGCCCTCGCATGTCCCATCGCATACTGTTCGGGCGGGGGCCCAGATAAACGCGACGCGTCCGTAATCGCGCATGCGTCACTTGGTCTCGAAAAGGAGAGAGAATGCGCCAGGTTGCATGGCTCGCCAGCTATCCGAGGTCCGGCAATACTTGGACTCGGGTCCTGCTGGCGAGTTATCTCGCGGACGCTTCCATGACCTCCATAGCCTCACCCGAAGAGGCCCTTGACGAGGCTATTCCAGACATCCATGTACTATTGTCGGCCGGGCGCATGATCCCGTTCAACGAAGACGGGCGGCCGACAATCGTCAAGAGCCATTTCCTGCCGGACGCAGACTTGATGCAGGTACATAGATCGTCCACCACCAAGGTAATTTACCTGTTGCGTAATCCTCGGGACGTTCTGCACAGCACGATACCTCATCTCGGCATCGGCAAGGAGTACGCGGCGGATTACGCCAAGAGCTTCATCGAGAACCGCGGAGCCCCGGTCTGGACCGAGGGGTGGGGAACGTGGCTGTCGAGCGTTCGCGAATGGTCGGACCCGGAAAACGTGTCGCGACACTTCCCGAATGCGGAGCTGCTTGTCGTTCGGTACGAGGACCTGCGGGCAGAAACGCCCCAGAGGCTACAGATGATCCTCGAATTCCTGGACCTGGGCCCGGTGGATCCCGCCCGCGTACGGAGGGCAGCCGAGAACTCGTCACTCCGTAGGATGCAAGCGACGGAACAGGAGCTGGTGGCTTCCGGGCTGATTCCGGCCGGACAGAACCGCTTCGTCGGAGAGGGGTTGCAGAATCAGTCTCTGGCAAGCCTGGGTAGTGACGTGGAAATTGCGTACCAGGAGATGCTGAAGAAAGATGAGGAGTTCTTCGAATATGTACGGAGGTTCAAGTACGAGGCTTAATCGATGGCTTCACGAGGGATGCACCGTACTGCGCTACGGACAGCACTCCCGAGTGCCCGATTAGCACCGTCTACGTGCCACTCCCCTGGCTCCGTCAGGCACGATTCGTCGGCGCACGTGTGGTAATGTCGAGGCGTGAGCGTGCCGCCCATTGCAGGTGGTCGCCCACTGTCGGCTGGCAATATTTGTTGGATAAGTGTTCGAGCGTTGAGTGAGTGTGGGGTTGGTTGTGGCTTCTGTGGGTAAGATCATTCGATTCGATGACGTGCGGGGCTACGGATTCATCGCACCGTCCGACGGCGGCGAAGACGTCTTCGTCCACGCCAACGACTTCGGGGAACACCGCCAGTCGGTGCGGGTCGGCCTGCCCGTCGAGTACGAGGCGGTGGGCGGTGACCGCGGCCTGAAGGCCCTGTCGGTGCGTATCGTCGAGACGGACGGACTGGTCAACGGGACGACCAACGGTGACGAGCGCCGACTCCGGGTCCGGGCGGACGGCGACGAGGAGATGTGCGACGTCCTCGCGCCCGCCGAGTTCATGAGGGCCGTGACGGAACTACTCCTACAGGGCGCACCGTCGTTGACCGGCGCCCAGATCATCGAGGTTCGGGAACGGTTCGTCGAGTTCAGCCGTTCCCATGGTTGGGTGGATGGCTGAGCAGCACTGACGGCGACACGACCGCCGACCGGTGGTCCGTGGAGCACCGGCGCTCGCCCGGACGACCCGGGTGCCGGCGCGCAATTGATCAAGGCTCTGGGCTGGCGTTCCTCGCCGGACCAGAGCCCTGTTCATATCCGGTCGGCCACCGGTGACCCGGGCGCTGCCGCGTCGCGCGGGTGGACGTGCCGATCCCGGCGTGCCGGCGGGTCAGCGCAGGCAGTCCTCCACCAGATCGGCGGCGCGAGCCGGGCCGTTCTCCGCCCGGAGTTCCTTGCTCAGCAGAGCCACCCGCGCGGCAACCTGCCGGTCGGACAGCAACTCCCCGACCGTCGCGCGAAGCCGTGTCGCCGTCACCTGTGCACTGTCGAGCTGTCGAGCCACGCCGAGGTCCACCAGGCGCTCCGCGTTGCCGAACTGGTCGTTGGCGAACGGCACCACGATCATGGGGGTCCCGCTGCGCAGGCCCTCCATGGAACTGCCCATCCCGCCATGGGTCACGAACAGGTCGCAGACCTCCAGGACGCTCACCTGCGGCACCCAGCGGTGCACCTCCACGTTGGCCGGAAGGTCGCCCAGCGCGACGGCGTCCAGGTGCTTGCCGATCTGGAGCACCACATGCCAGTCGGGCAGGTCACCGAATGCGGCCAGGCACTCACGGTAGAAGCTCGGCCGGTCGGTGAGGACGGAGCCGACCGAGACGAAGGCCAGTTTCGCCACCCCAGCGGGGCGCTCCCAGCCGACCCGTGCGCTGTGCTGGTCGGCGCACCAGCCCACGAAGGTGTACCGGTTGGCATCCACGGCTTCCGGCAGCGGCTGCATGTACCGCGGTATCAGCACCAGCGCCCGTTCCGGCTCCCCCAGCATGAACTCGACGGGATCCACGTCCGCCATCCCGTTGTCCGCCAGCCACGCGATGAACCGCTGGCCCAGCTCCACGCCACGCAGGTCGTCCAGGACCGCGGCCGCCTGTTGCAGCACGTACTCCCGCTGGCCCTCCCAGGGCACGACGGTGGTGGAGAACTGGATGGTCGGGACGCCCAGGTTGCGGGCGAGGATCCGGATGGCGTCCGTTCCCGTCTCGTTGACGACGAGGTCGGGTGGATCCGCCTCGAAGATCTCCCGGAGTTGCGGCAGTAGGGAGATGTCCTCGTTGACGGACAGCTCCAGCATGTCGAGCGCATTCTTGGTCTGCGGGGGCAGCCCGTTGGCAATGGGCAGCGTGGAGGTGTACGCGGCAAAACGCGCCCCGGTCGCCGTTATCTGATCGGCGAACGCCGGGATGTTCACGTAGGTCACCCGGTGCCCCCTGGCCACGAGCTCCCGCACGAGGCCGAGAGTGGGGTTGACATGGCTGAAGACCGGCGACGACATGACTGCGATGTGCGACAACGGGGTACCCCTCTGGCTGGCAGACGATGAGGGTCGACGCGGCACGTGCCAGGCCCGCTCGGGCGCCCCCTGCCGCCCGGATGCGGCGACACGGCGGTCGGCGAGAGTAGGCGCAACCATCGATGGCGGCTAGATCGTAGCGTCTCCGGGCTGTCAGAACACCGATGCCGAGGACTGTTCAAGTACATTCCCGACCGCAGTTGAGCGGTTGATCCCGGGTCGGGTCCACTGCCCGCCATCAGCCCCGGCTCCTTGACCTTGAGTGCTGTTGAGGTTCTAGCGTCGTCGCAAACGGAGGGAGTTCGACTGTGACGACACTGGTTACGGGTGCCACCGGGAACACCGGCCGGCATGTTGTGGCGGAGCTGGTCCGCCGAGGAGAGCCCGTTCGGGCGCTGACGCGGAATCCGGTTGCCGCCGCGGGGAGATTTCCGGCCAAGGTGGAACTGGTGGCCGGCACGCACACGGCACCGGAGTCGTTGGACGCCGCCCTCGATGGCGTCAGCCGGTTGCACATCACGGTGACGGCGGGGCTCGCCGCGGTCGGGTCCGACCTGGTACGGCGGGCAGTTGGGGCGGGCGTACGGCGTATCACCGTGGTGTGGGGTGGTGGTGTGGGGCCGGTCGAGCAGGCTGTGGCGGACTCGGGTGTGGAGTGGACACGCCTGGAACCGCAGGAGTTCATGAGCAACACGTTGACCTGGATCGAATCGGTTCGGGCCGAAGGAAACGTGCGCGAGCCGTACGACTATCCCAGCGCGCTGGTCCACGAGGCCGACATAGCGGCGGTGGCAGCGGTCGCGCTTCTCGACGATGGCCATGCGGGGCGCGCCTACAACCTCACCGGGCCGGAGTCGCTGACCCCGCGCCAACGGATCGCCATCCTGTCCCGGGCAATCCGCCGCGACATCGCTTTCGTCCCGATCACGCACGATCAGGCCGTCGACAGGCTGATGGCCACCGGTGTGTCCCGGGCGGACGCCGAATATGTCATCGGCTGGTACTCCGCTCCCACCGATGCCTCCACGACCGCCGTCGACACCGTCGAGCAGGTGACCGGCCGCCCGGCGCGTACGTTCGCGCAGTGGACGGCCGAGCACGCGGATCGTTTCCGGGCGCCCCGCGATACGGTCGGCTAGGGTCCTCGGCGGCGCCCCCTGGAGCCGGGAACGACATCGCATCGTCCGCCGGCGCGGGCGCCTCGACCCCGGCGACCGGGGGCGCTTCCGTCGGTGCCGCGCTCGCAGGCGACCAGCCCTCCGCCGGCCCGACGAAGTCCGTCGCGCCGCCACCAGCTCCGTCGCGACCCGCGGCACACGAGACCTCCCCGCCCGCGTCCCCGGCCGCGCCGAAGGTCCCGGCGAACACCTCCGGCCGCAACCTCGCCCTGAACAGCGCGGCTACCGCCTCCAGCGTCGAGCACGGGATATGGCCGGCGTCGAACGCGGTCGACGGAGACCCGGCAACCCGATTCGGCACCAGGCGTTCGACCAGCTACGGCTACTCGCTGCTCGGTCTCGACGTGCGCTGAGCCCGTCAGTCCCGCTGGGCGTCGACGTAGGCCGACTCCTGCATCCGGTAGAGCTCGGCGTAGAGGGCGTCGTTGGCCATCAACTCGGCATGGCCGCCGGCTTCGACGATCCGGCCTTCGTCGACGACCAGGATGAGGTCGGCGCTGCGGGCGGTGGAGAACCGGTGCGTGACCAGCAGCGTGATGGCTCCGGTCCGGGCGCCGACCCGTCGGGCGCTCTCGGCGTACCGGTCGAAGAGGTGGTGCTCGGCTTCGGCGTCCAGGGCCGCGGTGGGCTCGTCGAGCACGAGCAGGAACGGCGTCTCGCGCATCATCGCCCGGCCCAGCGCGAGCTTCTGCCACTGGCCGCCGGACAGGTTCGTTCCCTCGGTGTAGCTCTTCCCGAGGTGCGTCGACAGTCCGTCGTCCAGCCGGGCCATCACGTCGCCGGCGTGGGCCCGGTCGAGAGCATCGAGAACCGCCTGCTCGTCGTCGATTCGCGGGAGGTCCCCGACGCCGACGGTCTGCCGGGCCGGCAGCTCGTAGCGTACGAAGTCCTGGAACCCGGCCGAGATCCGCTCGCGCCAGGCGTCCAGCGGCAGCCGCCGGATGTCGATCCCGTCGATCAGGATGGCCCCATCGGTCGTGTCGTAGAACCGGCACAGCAGCTTGACCAGCGTGGACTTGCCCGCCCCGTTCTCGCCGACGATGGCGACCGTGGAACCGGCGGAGAGGAGGACGTTCGCGTCCCGCAGCACCGGTGAGGTGGTGCCCGGGTAGACGAACCGCACCCCGCGCAGCTCGATACCGTCCCGGATCCGGTCGGGCATCTCCCGGTCCGCCGCCGCTGGCTGCTGCGCCGCGATGAGGGCGCGCAGCCAGCGCAGCCGCGAGAACCCCTTGACGATCTGCTGCATGTTGCGCAGCTCCTGCAACGTCTGGTTGACCTGCTGGTTCACCTGCGCCGCGAGTGTGATGACCAGGACGACCTCACCGACGGCACCCCGGCCGGTCACCGCCTGCCGCACCACGAAGAGCACCCCGAGCAGGTACGCGACGGCGAAGAACACCTGCCCGGCCGCGTTGACGGCGATGGCTCGTCGCTCGGCCGCGATCAGGGTGCGGCCCACCTCTGCCGCGAGTTCGCGATTGCGCCGCCGGAACTCGTCCTGGAGCCGGAACACGCGTAGTTCCTTGGCCGATTCCGCACCGGTCGCCAGCCGGAAGAGATGCCAGCCCTTCCGGTTGACCGTCGCCATCC is a window of Micromonospora sp. NBC_01699 DNA encoding:
- a CDS encoding NmrA family NAD(P)-binding protein, encoding MTTLVTGATGNTGRHVVAELVRRGEPVRALTRNPVAAAGRFPAKVELVAGTHTAPESLDAALDGVSRLHITVTAGLAAVGSDLVRRAVGAGVRRITVVWGGGVGPVEQAVADSGVEWTRLEPQEFMSNTLTWIESVRAEGNVREPYDYPSALVHEADIAAVAAVALLDDGHAGRAYNLTGPESLTPRQRIAILSRAIRRDIAFVPITHDQAVDRLMATGVSRADAEYVIGWYSAPTDASTTAVDTVEQVTGRPARTFAQWTAEHADRFRAPRDTVG
- a CDS encoding sensor histidine kinase — encoded protein: MSVIAPAQLPGRGSARFRSWIVWGSCVLSPVLLFVWLNTGNPANWPFGLRLIVPILLMALPVAGLRRRPLVALAVMLLDVALVELPISTAVSDNESFHGALRTIQIVAVDVAVGFVAAGRRRWVSVTTAVLVLVLQLLVAVAFQLSPADLNERATQDVLAMVTAWMIGNSMRQRRLFAEAQRAEAEASAVRAERLRIARELHDMVAHCVGVVAMQAGMARRVLDTQPEETRKALVEIEQTGRETLAALRRMLGSLRRADASSGPAPLDPAPGLTDLGRLAKRSLDLGVQVEVRSSGEDRPLPADIDLSAYRIIQEAVTNVVRHADARHCEVVVDQRSDELSIQVIDDGRGGAVGAGYGIAGMRERVSLLGGEFDAGPRPEGGFRVAARIPLAPAR
- a CDS encoding sulfotransferase domain-containing protein — encoded protein: MRQVAWLASYPRSGNTWTRVLLASYLADASMTSIASPEEALDEAIPDIHVLLSAGRMIPFNEDGRPTIVKSHFLPDADLMQVHRSSTTKVIYLLRNPRDVLHSTIPHLGIGKEYAADYAKSFIENRGAPVWTEGWGTWLSSVREWSDPENVSRHFPNAELLVVRYEDLRAETPQRLQMILEFLDLGPVDPARVRRAAENSSLRRMQATEQELVASGLIPAGQNRFVGEGLQNQSLASLGSDVEIAYQEMLKKDEEFFEYVRRFKYEA
- a CDS encoding acyltransferase family protein, with the protein product MTITLKRPTTAVATNWTTRIAASIPPHRDRTVDALRAVAILGVVFGHWMVSAVVSDPYLPTALHGESPLSHIPRFAPASWLLQTLGLFFFASGYAAVRSRRAKADPPDAPRNRPTRTLRIPLRSARYHRLLRPLLLFAAVWVPALLLLDAIGAPVSTRHVVTSLVTHPLWFLPVYLTLLALTSVLLKLVVRWGPWAILPAVGLIGATDAFRADGLPLWWKVVVTVVGWSVPYLLGVALAENRLPRYAGAGMLALGITGGTLLVLVAGYPASAVGVPGDRWSNLDPPSLFTLSLALAQLGLFMLLRARLARILRRPAPGALVTLLNRAAMTLFCWHQTAMLLVVFAGLLVGGQLPGLLDVPDGWWPLHRLIWLPLFVLVLVGLVLIFDRPFAAAAPADRKIGPAEPASAANPDPVGEPPPPDGPAGAGAP
- a CDS encoding FkbM family methyltransferase yields the protein MPGLDRSTLTHIVTNLVARHTRFLDNELPTMRTLVKRGDVCVDVGSAAGVYTQALSQLVGPAGLVHSVEPLSFSHPLWSRLLAAKTRPNVRYYPVAMGAEPGRVAMRVPFGPGGAATSRSFLDWRSQGVGSNDEFTHHADVMVDVTTLDELAAEVGLTRLDFLKIDVEGGELHVLHGGERTIEKYLPTMYIEIEARHTARYEYGPDDIVTWLRERGYTMYLWRNGWHATERVCAHTNNYVFRVPPR
- a CDS encoding alpha/beta fold hydrolase, whose protein sequence is MSGTGTITIRRHIRDRFTFETRTVAGPAPGATPVLLVGGAFQHKESWGRLERFLLEERPVITVDLPGWGAADTLPADYDIDFLADTLRQALDELGVARVDMAVGSYGAMIGYRLAQLCPELVEHLVIMACLTTIPEAVRPAVEHSLTLLRERRMEEFAAATVALFMCADTSRTIVHRIAVDRILTRRFATVGADEAEKYVQNTLRLLSRDHLEPEPAIRTPLLVVTGEHDTYTPPDISRRVARTSTDGIFALIADADHMSHLERPRETADLFLTFFGDRPVEDLEFVGAVERTTAAPAEVGV
- a CDS encoding macrolide family glycosyltransferase, producing MVAPTLADRRVAASGRQGAPERAWHVPRRPSSSASQRGTPLSHIAVMSSPVFSHVNPTLGLVRELVARGHRVTYVNIPAFADQITATGARFAAYTSTLPIANGLPPQTKNALDMLELSVNEDISLLPQLREIFEADPPDLVVNETGTDAIRILARNLGVPTIQFSTTVVPWEGQREYVLQQAAAVLDDLRGVELGQRFIAWLADNGMADVDPVEFMLGEPERALVLIPRYMQPLPEAVDANRYTFVGWCADQHSARVGWERPAGVAKLAFVSVGSVLTDRPSFYRECLAAFGDLPDWHVVLQIGKHLDAVALGDLPANVEVHRWVPQVSVLEVCDLFVTHGGMGSSMEGLRSGTPMIVVPFANDQFGNAERLVDLGVARQLDSAQVTATRLRATVGELLSDRQVAARVALLSKELRAENGPARAADLVEDCLR
- a CDS encoding response regulator transcription factor, which encodes MTVRVVLVDDQPLIRSALRVLIADSGDLVVVGEAGTGDEAVTVVARMRPDVVVMDIRMPGMDGIEATRRVVVGPDAPRVLILTTFDDDEYVYGALRAGASGFLVKDMALDEILGAIRVVAGGEALLAPRVTQLLIEEFVRRPATVAPAGPTRTADVITEREREVLTLIGQGRSNTEIAGELWISVATAKAHVGRLLTKLDARDRVHLVILAYEMGLVSTSR
- a CDS encoding alpha/beta hydrolase, which translates into the protein MIRFARSGWRSSLFTCLTGVLISLAPAAAVTLPPSGAVRMTPPVGTAAWLADARRLPDPVRTDPATIHRFLSTLDPEEQRGMAATYPDVVGNLDGAPPALRYEANRRAMAAAGPPYRDQPGQYLLFDPRGQGQVAQVFGDLERADRIAVLAPGAGNRAGNFWRGVGGKRFRSPSAQGENLYRSARSHTMPAERFAVVVWLGYDAPDGIDLSAAREDLAHTGAAALERFVTGLTVLRPRATIALLGYSYGSTVIGIAARRLPIQVTDIAAFGSPGMGVDRAAELGTRARIWAALSPRDNMRWVPGVHVRGLGHGAQPAEPGFGAIVIPADDVPNHDHYLTVGTRSQASLTSIALFGTDVPEMP
- a CDS encoding cold shock domain-containing protein; the protein is MASVGKIIRFDDVRGYGFIAPSDGGEDVFVHANDFGEHRQSVRVGLPVEYEAVGGDRGLKALSVRIVETDGLVNGTTNGDERRLRVRADGDEEMCDVLAPAEFMRAVTELLLQGAPSLTGAQIIEVRERFVEFSRSHGWVDG